Proteins encoded in a region of the Pseudomonas shahriarae genome:
- a CDS encoding response regulator transcription factor: MKLLVVEDEALLRHHLLTRLGDSGHVVEAVANAEEALYQTGQFNHDLAIIDLGLPGMGGLDLIRQLRAQAKTFPILILTARGNWQDKVEGLAAGADDYVVKPFQFEELEARMNALLRRSSGFTQSTIVAGPLLLDLNRKQASLDEQPLALTAYEYRILEYLMRHHQQVVAKDRLMEQLYPDDDERDPNVIEVLVGRLRRKLEAPAGFKPIDTVRGLGYLFNERCR, encoded by the coding sequence ATGAAATTGCTGGTTGTCGAAGATGAGGCGTTGTTGCGCCATCACCTGTTGACCCGTCTTGGCGACAGCGGCCACGTGGTCGAAGCCGTGGCTAACGCCGAAGAAGCGCTGTACCAGACCGGGCAATTCAATCATGACCTGGCGATCATCGACCTGGGCCTGCCAGGCATGGGCGGCCTGGACCTGATCCGTCAATTGCGGGCCCAGGCCAAGACCTTCCCGATCCTGATTCTCACGGCACGCGGCAACTGGCAGGACAAGGTCGAAGGCCTGGCCGCCGGGGCTGACGACTATGTGGTCAAGCCGTTCCAGTTCGAAGAGCTGGAAGCGCGGATGAACGCACTGCTGCGCCGCTCCAGCGGTTTTACCCAATCGACCATCGTCGCCGGCCCGTTGCTGCTGGACCTCAACCGCAAGCAGGCGTCCCTCGACGAGCAGCCCCTGGCGCTGACGGCCTATGAGTACCGGATCCTCGAATACCTGATGCGCCACCACCAACAAGTGGTGGCCAAGGATCGGTTGATGGAACAGCTCTATCCCGATGACGACGAGCGCGATCCGAATGTGATCGAAGTGCTGGTCGGTCGCCTGCGTCGCAAGCTCGAGGCCCCGGCCGGGTTCAAGCCCATCGACACCGTGCGCGGCCTGGGCTACCTGTTTAACGAGCGCTGCCGTTGA
- a CDS encoding AraC family transcriptional regulator, giving the protein MRERTIASHYARAALGGARRAGYDYSSLLQQLGIAPELLAEPRARIAPEQFTQLLQRLWQALDDEYLGFADGPSKRGTFAMMCHALIHCRTLEKALERGLLFYSLFPQGPRWRLSREGDMARLSLDDSHLWDPDHFLSESLLVIWHRLGSWLIGQRIRLEQATFSYPMPAHASEYDLLFPCPLVFSAASSSLVFPSRYLNLPLLQDERTLKHFLERSPADLLSRPDEGDSLSSQLRRLLSRDRTPWPDLEAVAQHLHISPQTLRRHLREEGTSFQALKDELRRDIAIFHLGRADLSLQEIAEQLGFSEPSAFHRAFKKWTGVTPGAYRAQES; this is encoded by the coding sequence ATGCGCGAACGCACCATCGCCAGTCATTACGCCCGCGCTGCCCTGGGCGGCGCGCGCCGGGCCGGCTACGATTACTCGAGCCTGTTGCAGCAGCTGGGGATTGCCCCGGAACTGCTGGCAGAACCCCGTGCGCGCATCGCGCCAGAGCAATTCACGCAGCTGTTGCAGCGGTTGTGGCAGGCGCTGGATGACGAGTACCTGGGCTTTGCCGATGGACCGAGCAAGCGCGGGACTTTCGCCATGATGTGCCACGCATTGATTCATTGCCGCACCCTGGAGAAGGCGCTGGAGCGCGGATTGTTGTTCTACAGCCTGTTCCCCCAGGGGCCGCGCTGGCGGTTGAGCCGTGAAGGCGACATGGCACGCCTGAGCCTGGATGACTCGCACCTGTGGGATCCGGATCACTTTTTGAGCGAGTCCCTGCTGGTGATCTGGCATCGCCTCGGCAGTTGGCTGATTGGCCAGCGTATCCGCCTCGAGCAAGCGACCTTCAGCTACCCGATGCCGGCCCATGCCAGCGAATACGACCTGCTGTTCCCTTGCCCGCTGGTGTTCAGCGCGGCCAGCAGCAGCCTGGTGTTCCCCAGTCGCTACCTGAACCTGCCGCTGTTGCAGGATGAACGCACCCTCAAACACTTCCTCGAACGCTCCCCCGCCGACCTGCTGTCCCGGCCAGACGAAGGCGACAGCCTGAGCAGCCAGCTACGTCGCCTGCTAAGCCGCGACCGCACACCCTGGCCAGACCTGGAAGCCGTGGCACAGCACCTGCACATCAGCCCGCAGACCCTGCGCCGGCATTTACGGGAGGAAGGCACCAGTTTCCAGGCACTCAAGGATGAATTGCGCCGCGATATTGCGATTTTTCATCTGGGGCGGGCGGATTTGTCGTTGCAGGAAATTGCCGAGCAACTGGGGTTTTCCGAGCCGTCGGCGTTTCATCGGGCGTTCAAGAAGTGGACGGGGGTGACGCCGGGGGCTTATCGGGCGCAGGAGAGTTGA
- a CDS encoding ATP-binding protein encodes MIRSLRVRLMLAATTLAVLFMLGLLPAMQGAFSLALQDSIEQRLASDVTTLISAARVDNNRLLMPAQLPDERFNLTDSRLLGYIYDREGHLVWRSRATREKNINYRPRYDGRGSEFAKIREANGQEFFVYDVEVKLLGGKSAAFSIVALQPVREYQVTLEGLRENLYLGFGAALLVLLSLLWIGLTWGLQALRRLSQELDEIEGGTRESLSEQHPRELLRLTGSLNRLLHSEREQRTRYRDSLDDLAHSLKTPLAVLQGVSEDMAQRPQDLEQARVLQSQIERMSQQISYQLQRASLRKSGLVRHQVRLRPVLQSLCDTLDKVYRDKRVRVSFALPEQCDVPIEQGALLELLGNLLENAYRLCLSEVRVTLDESADGVRLCIEDDGPGVPPDQRARILQRGERLDRQHPGQGIGLAVVKDIIESYGARLTLGDSPLGGAAFRIHFPAL; translated from the coding sequence TTGATCCGTTCGCTCCGTGTGCGCCTGATGCTGGCGGCCACCACCCTGGCCGTGTTGTTCATGCTGGGGCTGTTGCCGGCGATGCAGGGCGCGTTCAGCCTGGCGTTGCAGGATTCCATCGAGCAGCGCCTGGCGTCGGATGTGACCACGCTGATTTCTGCCGCGCGGGTCGATAACAACCGCTTGCTGATGCCGGCACAGTTGCCCGATGAGCGCTTCAACCTGACCGACAGCCGCCTGCTGGGCTACATCTATGACCGCGAAGGCCATCTGGTCTGGCGTTCGCGGGCCACCAGGGAAAAAAACATCAACTACCGCCCACGCTACGACGGGCGCGGCAGCGAGTTTGCGAAGATTCGCGAGGCCAACGGCCAGGAATTCTTCGTGTACGACGTCGAGGTCAAGCTGCTGGGGGGCAAGAGCGCGGCGTTCAGTATCGTCGCCCTGCAACCGGTGCGCGAATACCAGGTGACCCTTGAGGGGCTACGGGAAAACCTCTACCTGGGCTTCGGCGCCGCCTTGCTGGTGTTGTTGAGCCTGTTGTGGATCGGCCTGACCTGGGGCTTGCAGGCCTTGCGCCGGCTCAGCCAGGAGCTGGATGAAATCGAAGGCGGCACCCGCGAAAGCCTCAGCGAGCAACACCCAAGGGAGCTGCTGCGCCTGACCGGTTCCCTCAACCGCCTGCTGCACAGCGAGCGCGAGCAGCGCACCCGTTACCGCGACTCCCTGGATGACCTGGCCCACAGCCTGAAAACCCCGCTGGCGGTATTGCAGGGCGTGAGTGAAGACATGGCCCAGCGCCCCCAGGACCTTGAGCAGGCGCGGGTGCTGCAGTCGCAGATCGAGCGCATGAGCCAGCAGATCAGCTACCAGTTACAGCGTGCCAGCCTGCGCAAAAGTGGCCTGGTGCGTCACCAGGTGCGCCTGCGCCCGGTGTTGCAGAGCCTGTGCGACACCCTGGACAAGGTCTACCGCGACAAGCGGGTGCGGGTGTCTTTTGCGTTGCCGGAGCAATGCGATGTGCCCATCGAGCAGGGCGCTTTGCTGGAATTGCTTGGCAACCTGCTGGAAAACGCCTACCGCCTGTGCCTGAGCGAGGTGCGCGTGACCCTGGATGAAAGTGCCGATGGCGTGCGCTTGTGCATCGAAGACGATGGCCCCGGCGTGCCACCCGACCAGCGCGCGCGGATCCTGCAGCGCGGCGAACGCCTGGATCGCCAGCATCCAGGGCAGGGGATCGGGTTGGCGGTGGTCAAGGACATTATTGAAAGCTATGGCGCGCGGTTGACCCTGGGGGACTCTCCTTTAGGGGGCGCGGCGTTCAGGATTCATTTTCCGGCGCTGTGA
- a CDS encoding 4'-phosphopantetheinyl transferase family protein: protein MNPIPACCTPLDDHWPLPDTLPGTVFLSTRFEPKLLEAGDFQRCAVPPPASIQRSVAKRQAEFLAGRLCARAALQQLEGLDCIPAIGEDRAPVWPGHISGSITHSTGHAAAIVGHKSQWRGLGMDLENLLSLERAERLAGEILTPDELQRMAAGPREQIAQWVTLTFSAKESLFKALYPIVQKRFYFEHAEVLEWSEAGSLRLRLLTDLSSEWCYGKELEAQFVVHEGQLLSLVAIGA from the coding sequence ATGAACCCGATACCCGCCTGCTGCACCCCACTTGATGACCATTGGCCGCTGCCCGACACGTTGCCCGGCACGGTGTTCCTGAGCACCCGCTTCGAGCCTAAATTGCTTGAGGCCGGCGACTTCCAGCGCTGCGCCGTGCCGCCACCGGCCAGTATCCAGCGCTCGGTGGCCAAGCGCCAGGCCGAGTTTCTCGCCGGCAGACTGTGTGCCCGCGCCGCCTTGCAACAGCTCGAAGGCCTGGACTGCATCCCCGCCATCGGCGAGGACCGCGCCCCGGTATGGCCCGGCCATATCAGCGGTTCGATCACCCACAGCACCGGGCACGCCGCGGCCATCGTCGGGCATAAGTCGCAATGGCGCGGGCTGGGCATGGACCTGGAAAACCTGCTGTCCCTTGAACGGGCCGAGCGCCTGGCCGGGGAAATCCTCACCCCGGATGAACTGCAACGCATGGCCGCCGGGCCACGAGAGCAGATTGCGCAATGGGTGACGCTGACGTTTTCGGCCAAGGAGAGCCTGTTCAAGGCGCTCTACCCGATCGTGCAGAAGCGCTTCTATTTTGAACATGCCGAGGTGCTGGAGTGGTCTGAGGCAGGCTCGCTGCGCCTGCGGTTGCTGACGGACCTGTCCAGTGAGTGGTGTTATGGCAAGGAGCTGGAGGCGCAGTTTGTGGTGCACGAGGGGCAGTTGTTGAGTTTGGTGGCTATCGGCGCCTGA